The following coding sequences are from one Candidatus Nitrosopumilus sp. SW window:
- a CDS encoding DNA topoisomerase IV subunit A — protein sequence MKASEKKARDISKKAKEKQKNILESLKSHGAKIYEDLENGQFPKFSIPSRSVSNIVYDKKLRQYILGNSTALRSAKNSAQLRSFTQLMWLAFFANRLTQEKKSSTLRDVYYSSQAFAIEFDDQSESDNIIVDLEAVTSRPREDFHIFPEERSSIFGDLNIEYTIPGYEGKSMNLSNHPDGYSIGPSLTTAELVDTSAEIVIAIEKGGLFTRFVEEQVDKKFKSIIINTGGQAPRSTRTLLKRLHDEMGLPVIILTDGDVYGEHIAMVIKSGSANAAHLRELTVPDAKWVGVWATDIEKYKLPTIPMTESDIKRCYDLQKDPRYESGIWKKELEVFLRLKRKAELEAFAKYGLTNITDKYLPQKLELAKSL from the coding sequence TTGAAAGCAAGTGAGAAAAAAGCAAGAGACATTAGTAAAAAAGCTAAAGAAAAACAAAAGAATATTCTAGAGTCTCTAAAAAGTCATGGTGCAAAAATCTATGAGGACTTAGAAAATGGCCAATTCCCAAAGTTTTCAATTCCAAGTAGATCTGTAAGTAATATCGTTTATGACAAAAAACTGCGACAATATATTTTAGGAAATTCCACTGCCCTAAGAAGTGCAAAGAATTCAGCACAACTACGTTCATTCACACAACTCATGTGGCTTGCATTCTTTGCAAATCGTCTAACTCAAGAGAAAAAATCCTCTACATTAAGAGATGTGTACTATTCATCACAGGCATTTGCCATAGAGTTTGATGACCAGTCTGAATCAGATAATATTATTGTGGATTTAGAGGCCGTAACCTCAAGACCCAGAGAAGATTTCCATATTTTTCCTGAAGAGAGAAGCTCTATCTTTGGTGACTTGAATATTGAATATACAATTCCTGGTTATGAGGGCAAATCAATGAATCTATCCAATCACCCCGATGGTTACTCTATTGGACCTAGCTTGACTACTGCTGAGCTAGTTGATACTAGCGCTGAAATTGTAATTGCAATTGAGAAAGGTGGTCTCTTTACAAGATTTGTTGAAGAGCAAGTTGATAAAAAATTCAAATCCATTATCATTAACACTGGAGGACAAGCCCCACGTTCTACTAGAACTCTACTAAAACGTCTTCATGATGAAATGGGATTACCTGTAATCATTTTGACTGACGGTGATGTGTATGGAGAACATATTGCTATGGTAATCAAATCTGGCTCTGCAAACGCTGCACACCTAAGAGAGTTAACTGTACCTGATGCAAAATGGGTAGGAGTGTGGGCTACTGATATTGAAAAATACAAACTACCTACAATCCCAATGACAGAGTCTGACATTAAGAGATGCTATGATTTGCAAAAAGACCCAAGATATGAATCAGGAATATGGAAAAAAGAACTTGAAGTATTTTTGAGATTAAAGAGAAAGGCAGAACTAGAGGCCTTTGCAAAGTATGGCCTTACTAATATTACTGACAAGTATCTGCCACAAAAGTTAGAACTAGCAAAAAGTCTGTAG
- a CDS encoding Hsp20/alpha crystallin family protein, with protein MVIKTKDTLYLANPNFDCLASYKGAYSNEQSLNFVIPIIVILFLGIIYIMTQRADSGFVSFFLIGAAALTMFYWVRVLKKMTKDQQPLYTQSREQEQKNWVYDLIKGEGEFVFVAEVPGPEDKIAVRLVDGMLYIRGTAGFSKEVPIEGANEMQIFDFKYRNGVLTLRIK; from the coding sequence ATGGTAATAAAAACCAAAGATACTTTATATTTGGCAAACCCAAATTTTGACTGTTTGGCAAGTTACAAGGGTGCATATTCAAATGAACAATCATTAAATTTTGTAATTCCAATTATTGTGATCTTATTTTTAGGGATAATCTACATAATGACTCAGAGAGCAGATTCAGGATTTGTTAGCTTTTTCTTAATTGGAGCTGCTGCACTTACGATGTTTTATTGGGTCAGAGTCTTAAAAAAGATGACAAAAGATCAACAACCACTATACACACAATCAAGAGAACAAGAACAAAAGAATTGGGTATATGATTTAATCAAAGGTGAAGGAGAATTTGTCTTTGTTGCCGAAGTCCCAGGACCGGAGGATAAAATAGCAGTAAGACTAGTAGATGGGATGTTGTACATTAGAGGTACTGCTGGATTTTCAAAAGAAGTTCCAATCGAAGGCGCAAATGAAATGCAAATATTTGATTTCAAATATCGTAACGGTGTATTGACACTGAGAATAAAATAA
- a CDS encoding TrmB family transcriptional regulator, with the protein MDSKIESDLISEIHLNPIQARVYLLVTCYGKMTPQIISEKLKISFDDAQTAAKDLMNLGAFIDISETEFEAMHPRFTVVNMYRRMCQRENIEFKRNKIVDSIGVVLEKPYDDARTK; encoded by the coding sequence ATGGACTCTAAAATTGAAAGTGATCTAATATCTGAGATTCACCTAAATCCTATTCAAGCCCGAGTATACTTGCTTGTTACTTGTTATGGAAAAATGACGCCTCAAATAATCTCAGAAAAATTAAAGATCTCTTTTGATGATGCACAAACTGCTGCAAAAGATCTAATGAATTTGGGTGCCTTCATAGATATCTCTGAAACTGAATTTGAGGCAATGCATCCTAGATTTACTGTAGTTAACATGTATAGACGAATGTGCCAGCGAGAAAATATTGAATTTAAACGAAATAAAATTGTTGATAGCATAGGTGTAGTTTTAGAAAAACCCTATGATGATGCAAGAACTAAATAA